TGTTTGATGAAATTTAAAGTATTCTCAAAACGTTTAAGCTAATCATTTCCTAAATGCAAACCTACGGTAATCCAGATACCACTTACGGGTGGTGGGCTGGAAATTCAGGTGTAGCTAATCGCTCAGGAAAATTTATCGCTGCTCATGTAGCTCATGCAGGATTAATTGTTTTCTGGGCTGGTGCTTTCACCCTTTTTGAACTTTCACGATTTGATCCTAGTGTCCCTATGGGTCATCAACCTTTAATTGTTCTTCCACACTTAGCAACTCTAGGGATAGGGTTTGACGCTAATGGCGTTGCGATGGGAGATACTAAACCTGTACTTGCAATAGCAATCGTACACTTAGTTTCTTCTATGGTTTTAGCTGCTGGTGGACTTTTACACTCTTTACTTCTTCCAGGAAATTTAGAAGATTCAGATATTGCTAGAGCAAGAAAATTCAATATTGAATGGGATAATCCTGACAAATTGACATTTATTCTTGGACATCATCTCCTCTTCTTAGGATTTGCAGTTATTGCTTTCGTTGAATGGGCCAGAGTCCATGGGATTTATGATCCAGCTATTGGTGCTGTAAGACAAGTTGAATACGAATTAAACTTAGCAAAAATTTGGAATCATCAAACAGACTTTTTGACTATCGATAGTCTGGAAGAGGTTATGGGTGGTCATGCGTTCTTAGCTTTCGTCGAGATTACAGGTGGTGCATGGCATATTGCTACTAAGCAGGTAGGAGAATTTACTAAATTCAAAGGGAAAGGTCTCCTTTCAGCCGAAGCTGTTCTATCTTGGTCATTAGCAGGTATAGGCTGGATGGCTATTATTGCAGCTTTCTGGAGTGCAGCAAATACAACTGTTTATCCTGTTGAATATTTTGGTGAACCACTAGAGTTGAAGTTTAGTATTTCTCCATATTGGATTGATACTGTTGATCTTCCTGATGGTGAGTTTACATCAAGGGCATGGTTAGCAAATGTTCATTACTACTTTGGTTTCTTCTTTATTCAAGGTCACCTTTGGCATGCTCTAAGAGCATTAGGCTTTGATTTCAAGAGAGTTACTAATGCTATTAGTAACATTGATAGTGCTACAATTACTTTAAAAGATTAAATTCTTAAGTTAATCATTTAAATTAAAGGCCCTCTAAAGGGCCTTTTTTATTTGAAAAATTTTGTTAATTAATCTAAATTTAGGAGAATATGTTTTTGAAATCATTGAATATTTTTTATCCACCGAATAAAGATATTTTTTCAAATTCTCTATTAATAAGTTTTTTGGGATTATTAATTATATTTTTTTTATTGATTTTTGGGAGGAAATTTAAACTAGCTGTTCAACTCGAGAGATTTGGATTACCGATAGCAGTTATATCTGGAATTATAGGTATATCTATCGGTCCATTTGGAGTAATACATTTTTTATCAAAAGAAACGATCGATGTTTGGAGTAATTTTCCCACTCCTCTTTTATCGTTAGTCTTCGCAACTTTAATGATGGGAAGACCTATACCAAATATAAATGGTTTAGTTAAACCAATTTTTAATCAATTTCTGCTTGCTCTTTCCCTGGGTTTCGGACAATTTTTCGTTGGCGGTCTAATTGTTAAATATTTTTTGCCTCCATCTATGGATGCAAATCCTTTAATGGGATGTTTAATAGAGGTAGGTTTTGAGGGTGGTCACGGAGCTGCATCAATAATCGGTGAAAGTTTTAATAAACTCGGTTTCCAAAATGGTTTAGATCTTGGTTTAGCTATGGCAACAATGGGTCTTTTATCATCTTCAATATTGGGCAGCATATTTATTTTTCTTGGGAGAACTTTTGGGCTATCAGATAATGAGGAAATCCTTGAAGAAAAAGAAAATCTAAAGGGAAAAAAGATAGAAATTCTTGCGGATTTGCGAATTTTTATAATAAATCTTGGATTCTCTGGCTTGGCAATTTCTTTTGGTGTTTTACTACTTAAATATTTAAGGTATATTTCAAGTTCTTTTGGTGATTTTTCGAAGGAAATTATTTTTTCACTTCCAGTATTCCCTTTTATCCTTATAGGTTCGCTCCTTATTAGATATATTTTAGAGAAAACCAAAAATACAGAATTTATTTCAAATATTCTGCAAAGGGAGATTGGTATTTTATCCACAGACTTATTGATTTTTACAGCTATGGCGAGTTTAGATATTGCAGTTGTTTTTGATAATTGGGTACTTATTTTAGTGTTTACTATTTTTGGTTTATTTTGGAATTTAATCTGCATTGCTTATTTCGCATACTTTATTTTTGATGATTATTGGTTTGAAAAAAGTTTAATAGAGTTTGGTAATTCTACTGGTGTAGTAGCTTCTGGGTTGCTTCTTTTAAGGCTTGCGGATCCTAAAAATATTTCTAAGACCTTACCTATTTTTACTTCAAAACAGCTATTCGCTCAGTTAATTCTTTCTGGGGGATTATTCACAGTTCTTGCACCATTAATGATTTCTAAAATTGGGTTGGACTATTGGACTGAAATTTGTGCTCTAATTACGTTCGCAATTCTCTTTATTGCATTGATTTTTAATAAAGTAGAGATGAAAAATTTTCAATAATAACCCTAGAATACTTTTAGGTTTAACTTTATTTAAATGTCATTTTCTAACTACGATATTCCACCTCAAGAAAATAAAGAGAAGTGGTTTAGGAGTCATTTACTCGGCAGAGAAATTGAACTTGGTGAATTGTATAGCCTTGGATCAAATGATTTAGATTTGCTTATGGCGGAGACTGCAGAAATAAGGAGCGATCTTGATTTTAAGGAAAAAAATATAGGTAAATTTAGGACTGCAGGATATTTTTTGGAGTTAGCAAGAATAATTGAGAAAAGGAAGTTGTTGGAAAGTTAATTAGAGGGAAAATAATTTTTCCCAGAATTTGATGCCCATAATTCATATTTATACATTAGAGGTTTAAATTTTATATTATTTTCAAAGGAATCTAACCAGTTTTTTATAGAGTGTTTTAAATAATTTGTTCTTTTTTGACTTTCACAAGCAATTTTAAATTGTCTTACAAAAGGCCAAATAGACCAATCAGCGATTGTAGGGTTATCTCCAAAAAAGTATTTGTTTTCTGCAAGAAGTTCGTTCCATCTATTAATAAAAATAATAGCCTTCCTGAAATGAAATTCTTCATTACTATCCTTATATCTTGCGGCATATTTGAATCGATCTAAATGATATTTGAATTCGTTATCGTTTTCATTAATTATTTCAAAAATATCTTCCTTCTTATCATCAGGTAAATACCTTAATTTAAGGTTTTGCTTACTTGACTCTGAGAGTGCCCATAGGATGATTTCGAGACTTTCTTCAATAACCTCATTATTTTTTTTTATGAGTATTGGAACTGTTTTTGTCTTTGATTTATTTAAAAAATCTAGAGGTTTATTTTTTAAATCAATTTCTCTTATTTCTACTTTTAATTCACAAATCAATAGGGCCCATCTAACACGAATTGCGTATGGACATCTTCGAAATGAATATAAAATATCGGTTGTCATTTTGTAAAAACTATTAATTATCTTGATTCTTTTAGTATTATTTAATTAAGTATAGTATTAATTTTACAACGCAAATGTCGGGATATGTTTACCTCATTAGAGTAGGAGACCTTTATAGAATTGGGAAAACTGAGGATCTTGAAAAGAAAATTAAGAAATTAAAACCAGACGAATTATTAACATCAATTATGACAAAGGAGCCAGAAACTCTTGAAGCAAGGTTACTAAGAAAATATAAATCTCAAAGAATTCCTGAAACTGGTTACTTAAAGCTTTCTAAAAGACAAATTAGAGAATGCAAAAAGCAATTTGAATTAAAGGGAAGTTTGCCTCACACTTTAGATGCTGAAGTTTCCATAACTTTATTTGCATCTTTTTTATTGTTTTCATTAAGTTCCTTTATTTTTAATTTTTTAAATTTTGGATTTGTAAAATCTATATCTTATTCTTTCGGAATGGCATCTCTACCAATGGTTATATTATTTATTACAGGTAGTTTTGGCGGATATTTTTCTGAAGATTTAGCTCTCTTTTCATTGTTAACTAATCGAATAAAAGGTTTATTTATTGCAATTGCAATGCTTTCAATGGCTTACTTGATTTTCAATTTAGGTTAAATTTCATAATTACAATTTAAGGCAATTTCAAATGGAACTGATTGGGTAGGTAACTTCAGAATAGTTGAGCATATTTCAGCAATATCTTCAGGTTGTGTCATCCTTGATTTGTCTAAGGAAGAGATATTTTGGGCCATTTTTGTATTAACCCAGCTTGGGCAAATTGCTGAAACCCTTATATTTTTATCCCAACCTTTATTTTTCATCGTTTGGCATAATCCCATCAAAGCAAACTTTGAAGAAGAATAAGCGGCTAAATCTCCTTTAGATCTTTTCCCACTCATTGAAACTAAAACAATAATTCTTCCTCTGCCTGAGGTACATAAATGATCCCAAGAAAGTCTACACAAATTCCAAATTGCCAAAAAGTTGATATTTAATGTATTTAAAATATCTTCTTCATCACCGTCCTTATATAAGAAAGGAACTTTTGATAATACTCCAGAACAATTTATTACTGAATCAAATCCTCCAAATTCATCTAAAGTATTCTTTATCCAATTTTCGGCTGTAATTTTTTTTAATGCATCATAGTGGTTGATTATAATTTTCCCTTCTGGCCATTTATTTGGATCAATAGCGCTTCCTTTTAATGATTCTATATCTCTTATGCCAACACTAATTCTATTGCCTTCTTTTAATTCTTTGTGTGCAATATTTAGTCCAATACCTCTACTTGCTCCACTTATTAGTATGGTTCTCATTTTAAACTACATGTTTGGAAATATTATCCTAAGTAACATTTTAAATTCTCTACCATGCATAATCATAAGACCTCTCTTTACACTCCATGGAGCCTTTATAAACATTACGCACATCGCATATACAATCTCTTTTAAGGAAAGAGTATCAGTTAGAAAACCATACCATTGATTTTTAGGTAGTTGGAAAAAACTTCCAAAAAATTCTCTCAATAGTTGCTCATCAAATCTCATGAGTTTTTCTAATCCAAATTGATAAAGTGACTTCTTTCTAATTAATTCTTTTGACCATAAAGTTTCCCAACCTTTTCTAGCAATATGATATGTACTTAGATTTTTGTTTTTAATTGCTTCTGAGACTGCCTTAGCGACAAGTGGAGCTCTTCTCAAAACATTACCAATTAAATATCCAGATGCAGGATGTACCATTGAAGCAGCACCACCATATCCAAGTATTTGTTGTTTGAAATCTGGGATTGGCATATTCATAGGGAGAAATAAGCCAAGCTCTTCATGTTGCATGCTTGTGATTGATATATTTCGATAAGAAAGCCTCTTCTCTAGTCTCTCTTTTAAATTTTCCATTGTTAGAGGATTTACTAAACCAAGAGATGTCTCTTCAAGAAAATATTTCCCATCCCCCATATCCATGGCATAAAGAAAAGTGGGCGGTTCTTTTTTTTGCTCATCGTTAAGATGGTCATTTCTATAGTCCATTAATACAAACTGCCCTTTCTTAAGTGGAGGTTTACTAAAATTACCCACTATCCCATAACAAGTTTGGACTGCTAAGGGACCACACGATTTTAATTTAAGAAAAACAGGATCATATCCTGTTGCATCTACTACTAATCTTGCAGAGTAAATTTTTCCATCTTTTGTAGTTACAGTACTTTTGTTTTTTTCAAAATGTATTTTGTTCGCATAGCCTTGATGCCACTTAATAAGAGACTTATTGCATTCATTAAACCAATAATTATGGAGTTTCTTTTTATCAAATAGTCCATAATCTAGTGAATGTTCCGTGGCTTTATTCTCGTCGTCCTGTTCTTCTAAAGCACCATGCCCAAAAAAACTTACAGTATTCTTCCATCTATATTCAAGTAAATCCTGAAGCCCTAGTTGATCAACTTCTTCCCCCCAAATTCCATATGTGTTTGGCCAGGGTTCATCTGGTCCATTTGGAGAAAGCACTTCAACATTTAGTTTTTCTTTCCCTAAAGCTGAGGCTATTGCCATACCTGCAGGCCCTGCGCCCAGAACAAGAACATCTGGTATTTTTTCTTTTAACATTAAATAAAAATCTTATGATTAAAGAAATTTATGGAACAAATTATTACTTCTGAAGTTAAGATTATATATTTCATCCAATACTTGTAATGAGAGTAGATTTATAATAATCAAATTACTCAATTACTAGTGACTAAGTTTTCAGTGTTTTAACAATAATTTATAAGATTACAAAATAAAAAATACTTAAAAATTTTTTTATTATAAAAAGATAGATAGTAAATTAAATGATTCAAAATAAAAATACTTTAATTACTGGAGGTAATTCAGGCATAGGGCTTTTTGCCTGCATTAATTTACTAAAGACGAAAAATAATTTATACGTTGTAATCAAATCTGAATTAAGAAAAAATGAATTTCTCAAAACAATTGAGAAATATTTTGATAAAAATTACCTAAGTAAATATTTAAATATTATTGAAAATTGTGATCTTTCAAATCTAGAGAATATTAAAAAAATTAAGGATTACTTTATTAGCAAAAAGATTTTCTTAGATGTTGTTGTTTTAAATGCAGGACTGCAATATACGGGTTCTTTTTACCCTAAAGTATCAAAACAAGGGGTAGAGCTAACTTTTGCAGTTAATCATCTTGCACATTTTTACTTAGTGAATACCTTAAAAGATTTAGTTAGAGATAAAGAAGAATCTAGAATCATTATTACATCATCAGATGTACATGATCCCAATAGCTCAGGTGGAAATATAGGAAAGAGAGCAGGGCTTAATAATTTAGTTGATTTTAGAAAAAAAGTAACTGGTCAATTTTTAAATTTTAATGCTGATGAATCTTATAAAAATAGTAAGTTATGTAATATATTGTTTGCTAAAGAACTTGCAAAAAAATTAAAATTATCATCTAGTAAAATTTCTGTAATTACTTGGGCTCCGGGTCTCGTAATACCAAATGATGATTCAGGTTTTTTTAGATATAGTAAACGATTTAATTTCTTTGGATATTTGATTTTTTCTAAAGTTGCAAAAAATATTTTAGGAATTTCTGAAAGTATAGAAAACGCTGGTAAGATACTTTCTGAAATTGTTTTTGATTCAGATTTTAATAATATTGGTTTTGTTTATTTAAGTAATAAAGTTATATCTTTCAAAAAACATAAATTAGTTGAAAGTAAGGTTAGTGATGAGGCAAATAATTCTGAGTTGGCTTCAAAACTGTGGATTTTAAGTGAAGATATTTGCAGATCATTAGGATTTGTTACTTTCAATATTTAAGGTTTGTGTTGGGAAGGCAAACTCTATATTGTTAGTTGCGAATGCCTCAATTATTTTTAGATTTATAGATTGTTGAGCTTCCATTGCAGCAAGATAATTATTTGTTGGGATGTAGTAGACAAGTTCGAAATTAAGACTGAAGTCGCCAAAATCTGTGAAATGACATCTATCAAAAGATGCATTACTTGTCTCTTCAACTATTTTTTCAATTATTATTGGAATTAATTTCATAAGTTTTGGAGAGGTTTCATAAACAACTCCTAATTTATGCACTAACCTCCTTTTCTCCATTTGTGCGTAATTTGAAATTATTCCATTTGTTAGTGCACTGTTGCTCATTATTATTACTTCTCCATTAATACTCCTTATCCTTGAGGATCTTACTCCCACCCTTTCAACCATTCCAATCACTCCATCTGATTTTATAAACTCACCTTTTTGAAAAGGTTTATCTAGCAAAATTGTTATGTATTCAAAAAACTCCTGAACTGGTTCTTTCAATGCTAAACCCGCTCCAATACCACCTGCGCTTAGTAAAGCCCAAATAGCAGTCATTTGAACGCCTACATTCTGTAAGAAAAATATTGAACCAATCGACCAAGTTAATGCTTTTATTAAAGGAGTAAGTGAAGACATCATGGAACTGATTGATAAATCATTAATTTTTGATGTCGATTCTATTAAAGATCTTATTAAAACCTTGTTGAGAGCTTTTATGATGATTATCAATATAAATAATTTAAGAATATTCAATATGACAGAAATAAAAGTTAATTCATCCCCAAAAAAAAAGTCAATTGAAAAATAAAATGAGAGTAAGAAGCCTATAGGTTTTATGATTCCAGATATCACTTCAAAAACGAAATCATCTATATTTGTTTTTGTCCTTTTGGAAATCTTTTTAAAAAATATTTTTGAAAATTTAGAAATTATTATTGACAATAAAACTCCAATAAAAAAAATAGATATTGCCAGAAGGAAGTTTTCAGTAACTAATTTCATATTCAAATAAAACAAAAAAATTTATCTCTAATAAATTTTAAATTATCTCTAAACAACAAACCAGTCTTAATTTTGTTTAACTCATTATTATATTTCTAACTTCTTTAAATTCTTTTCTATCAGCAGTTTTGCATAATTCAAAAATTATTGATTCAGTAGTTGTTATTACTGCCCCCATCTGAATCATTCTCTGTAATGCTATTTCATGATCCACCTTATTTCTACTACTCATAGCGTCTGATATGAGAATAACTTCAAATCCTTTTTTTAAAAAATCTATGACAGTTTGTTGAATACAAATATGCGTTTCGATACCACAAACTATTAAATTTGTAATTTTCTTATTTTTAAGTTCTTTTAAAAATTCTTGTATGTTAGCTAAGCTAAATTCCATCTTTTCAATTTTTATAAATCTTTCTTTGGGCAATAATTCAGAGATCGTTGTACCCAATTTGAGGGGATTTTGTTCAGATACAAATATGTTTTCATCTAAAATTTGGTAGGCATTTATTAGCTTGTTGATGTTTTTGATTATTGAATCCTTATTAAAAATTGGCCTTATAATTTTTTCTTGAACATCAATGATTAGTAAAGCATTTACTTTCTGTGAAAAATTCTCAGAATATTTTTCATGATCCTTCATCTTTTCAATTTAAAGATATATTCAAGATAATATTTTAGAGAACTTTAGTAAACATTTTAAATCAAAAAGTTGTTATGCTCTCATCTAGAGTTATTATTGAGAATAGCAATAGGTTGATTGTTGTCATTTTCCTCTCAATACAATGTCATGACATCTCCTTTAGGAGATGGTTTACATAAAGATGGGAGGAGGTTAACTCCTCAAAGACTTAAGGTTCTTAATTTATTTGAAAATATTGGTTCTGGGAAGCATCTTAGTGCTGAAGAGGTTCATGAGGAGTTAGTTAAATCAAGTTCCAAGGTTTCACTTGCAACTATTTATAGAACCTTAAGACTTTTAGTTCAAATGGGTTTGCTTCATGAATTAGAACTTAGTGAGGGGGGACATAGATATGAATTGCTTAGTAATGAAACTCCAGATCATCATCATTTGATTTGTATTAGGTGTGGAAGAACAGAAGAATTCGAAAATGATGAAGTTTTAGAAGCGGGCAAAGTTGCAGCAAAAGTTAATGGTTTCAAACTAATTGAATCCTCGTTAAATGTAAGAGCGATTTGTCCTAATTGTATTTAGGAGGTTTTAACTTAAAGTTCCTCCGCAACTTGATCCTGCACCTGCAGTGCAAGCAAAACAATGTTCTTTTACAGCTACCCCGTAGTCAAAAGTAAATGATTCATCCAATAGATCAAAAAGTGTCTTTGGACCTTTATTATCTCGGAAATTTATCTGTTGGTTAAAGTCACAATCATAAATTTCTCCTAGCCAATTTACGCTAATTGTCTTTTTACACATAAGATTTGCTAAATTTTTTTCATTAAAATTTTCTTTTAGTAATTTGTAATAAGTATTTAGTTTCCCTTCTCTTTTAAGAGATTCTTCATATCTATTTATTGGCATATTAGTTATTGTGTATAAATTATTAAAAACGATATTGTATTTTTCGAATAGTATTTTTTTATAGTCCTTCTCCAATATTTCCTGAGAAGGAGGAAGCATTGGACTTACAGGATTGTAAACAAGGTTTAATTTTAATCCATTTTCTTTCTTTCCATAGCCTAAATCATTAAGAATTTTTATGGCATTAATACTTTTTTCAAAAACCCCAAAACCCCTTTGAAACTCAACATTATTTTTTTCATAACACGGCAGCGAAGCAGTAACTATCACTTTATTCTTTGCAAGAAATTGAGGAAGATCTTCATAACCTTTTTCAAAGAAAATTGTCAAATTA
This sequence is a window from Prochlorococcus marinus XMU1419. Protein-coding genes within it:
- a CDS encoding chlorophyll a/b binding light-harvesting protein, with the protein product MQTYGNPDTTYGWWAGNSGVANRSGKFIAAHVAHAGLIVFWAGAFTLFELSRFDPSVPMGHQPLIVLPHLATLGIGFDANGVAMGDTKPVLAIAIVHLVSSMVLAAGGLLHSLLLPGNLEDSDIARARKFNIEWDNPDKLTFILGHHLLFLGFAVIAFVEWARVHGIYDPAIGAVRQVEYELNLAKIWNHQTDFLTIDSLEEVMGGHAFLAFVEITGGAWHIATKQVGEFTKFKGKGLLSAEAVLSWSLAGIGWMAIIAAFWSAANTTVYPVEYFGEPLELKFSISPYWIDTVDLPDGEFTSRAWLANVHYYFGFFFIQGHLWHALRALGFDFKRVTNAISNIDSATITLKD
- a CDS encoding sodium:solute symporter, yielding MFLKSLNIFYPPNKDIFSNSLLISFLGLLIIFFLLIFGRKFKLAVQLERFGLPIAVISGIIGISIGPFGVIHFLSKETIDVWSNFPTPLLSLVFATLMMGRPIPNINGLVKPIFNQFLLALSLGFGQFFVGGLIVKYFLPPSMDANPLMGCLIEVGFEGGHGAASIIGESFNKLGFQNGLDLGLAMATMGLLSSSILGSIFIFLGRTFGLSDNEEILEEKENLKGKKIEILADLRIFIINLGFSGLAISFGVLLLKYLRYISSSFGDFSKEIIFSLPVFPFILIGSLLIRYILEKTKNTEFISNILQREIGILSTDLLIFTAMASLDIAVVFDNWVLILVFTIFGLFWNLICIAYFAYFIFDDYWFEKSLIEFGNSTGVVASGLLLLRLADPKNISKTLPIFTSKQLFAQLILSGGLFTVLAPLMISKIGLDYWTEICALITFAILFIALIFNKVEMKNFQ
- a CDS encoding glutathione S-transferase — encoded protein: MTTDILYSFRRCPYAIRVRWALLICELKVEIREIDLKNKPLDFLNKSKTKTVPILIKKNNEVIEESLEIILWALSESSKQNLKLRYLPDDKKEDIFEIINENDNEFKYHLDRFKYAARYKDSNEEFHFRKAIIFINRWNELLAENKYFFGDNPTIADWSIWPFVRQFKIACESQKRTNYLKHSIKNWLDSFENNIKFKPLMYKYELWASNSGKNYFPSN
- a CDS encoding GIY-YIG nuclease family protein codes for the protein MSGYVYLIRVGDLYRIGKTEDLEKKIKKLKPDELLTSIMTKEPETLEARLLRKYKSQRIPETGYLKLSKRQIRECKKQFELKGSLPHTLDAEVSITLFASFLLFSLSSFIFNFLNFGFVKSISYSFGMASLPMVILFITGSFGGYFSEDLALFSLLTNRIKGLFIAIAMLSMAYLIFNLG
- a CDS encoding SDR family NAD(P)-dependent oxidoreductase; the encoded protein is MRTILISGASRGIGLNIAHKELKEGNRISVGIRDIESLKGSAIDPNKWPEGKIIINHYDALKKITAENWIKNTLDEFGGFDSVINCSGVLSKVPFLYKDGDEEDILNTLNINFLAIWNLCRLSWDHLCTSGRGRIIVLVSMSGKRSKGDLAAYSSSKFALMGLCQTMKNKGWDKNIRVSAICPSWVNTKMAQNISSLDKSRMTQPEDIAEICSTILKLPTQSVPFEIALNCNYEI
- the crtL gene encoding lycopene beta cyclase; the encoded protein is MLKEKIPDVLVLGAGPAGMAIASALGKEKLNVEVLSPNGPDEPWPNTYGIWGEEVDQLGLQDLLEYRWKNTVSFFGHGALEEQDDENKATEHSLDYGLFDKKKLHNYWFNECNKSLIKWHQGYANKIHFEKNKSTVTTKDGKIYSARLVVDATGYDPVFLKLKSCGPLAVQTCYGIVGNFSKPPLKKGQFVLMDYRNDHLNDEQKKEPPTFLYAMDMGDGKYFLEETSLGLVNPLTMENLKERLEKRLSYRNISITSMQHEELGLFLPMNMPIPDFKQQILGYGGAASMVHPASGYLIGNVLRRAPLVAKAVSEAIKNKNLSTYHIARKGWETLWSKELIRKKSLYQFGLEKLMRFDEQLLREFFGSFFQLPKNQWYGFLTDTLSLKEIVYAMCVMFIKAPWSVKRGLMIMHGREFKMLLRIIFPNM
- a CDS encoding SDR family NAD(P)-dependent oxidoreductase, yielding MIQNKNTLITGGNSGIGLFACINLLKTKNNLYVVIKSELRKNEFLKTIEKYFDKNYLSKYLNIIENCDLSNLENIKKIKDYFISKKIFLDVVVLNAGLQYTGSFYPKVSKQGVELTFAVNHLAHFYLVNTLKDLVRDKEESRIIITSSDVHDPNSSGGNIGKRAGLNNLVDFRKKVTGQFLNFNADESYKNSKLCNILFAKELAKKLKLSSSKISVITWAPGLVIPNDDSGFFRYSKRFNFFGYLIFSKVAKNILGISESIENAGKILSEIVFDSDFNNIGFVYLSNKVISFKKHKLVESKVSDEANNSELASKLWILSEDICRSLGFVTFNI
- a CDS encoding mechanosensitive ion channel family protein; protein product: MKLVTENFLLAISIFFIGVLLSIIISKFSKIFFKKISKRTKTNIDDFVFEVISGIIKPIGFLLSFYFSIDFFFGDELTFISVILNILKLFILIIIIKALNKVLIRSLIESTSKINDLSISSMMSSLTPLIKALTWSIGSIFFLQNVGVQMTAIWALLSAGGIGAGLALKEPVQEFFEYITILLDKPFQKGEFIKSDGVIGMVERVGVRSSRIRSINGEVIIMSNSALTNGIISNYAQMEKRRLVHKLGVVYETSPKLMKLIPIIIEKIVEETSNASFDRCHFTDFGDFSLNFELVYYIPTNNYLAAMEAQQSINLKIIEAFATNNIEFAFPTQTLNIESNKS
- a CDS encoding hydrolase; the encoded protein is MKDHEKYSENFSQKVNALLIIDVQEKIIRPIFNKDSIIKNINKLINAYQILDENIFVSEQNPLKLGTTISELLPKERFIKIEKMEFSLANIQEFLKELKNKKITNLIVCGIETHICIQQTVIDFLKKGFEVILISDAMSSRNKVDHEIALQRMIQMGAVITTTESIIFELCKTADRKEFKEVRNIIMS
- a CDS encoding Fur family transcriptional regulator — encoded protein: MSFSSQYNVMTSPLGDGLHKDGRRLTPQRLKVLNLFENIGSGKHLSAEEVHEELVKSSSKVSLATIYRTLRLLVQMGLLHELELSEGGHRYELLSNETPDHHHLICIRCGRTEEFENDEVLEAGKVAAKVNGFKLIESSLNVRAICPNCI
- the arsS gene encoding arsenosugar biosynthesis radical SAM (seleno)protein ArsS (Some members of this family are selenoproteins.); the protein is MKEKFPSIYKEPIETLQINIGYKCNQACKHCHVNSSPLRTEKMSNKIISLIPKIIEKYKIKTLDITGGAPELHPEFKNLITSLSTKQVDIIDRCNLTIFFEKGYEDLPQFLAKNKVIVTASLPCYEKNNVEFQRGFGVFEKSINAIKILNDLGYGKKENGLKLNLVYNPVSPMLPPSQEILEKDYKKILFEKYNIVFNNLYTITNMPINRYEESLKREGKLNTYYKLLKENFNEKNLANLMCKKTISVNWLGEIYDCDFNQQINFRDNKGPKTLFDLLDESFTFDYGVAVKEHCFACTAGAGSSCGGTLS